A single Candidatus Limnocylindrales bacterium DNA region contains:
- a CDS encoding SDR family oxidoreductase, whose amino-acid sequence MCRLDGKVALITGGVSGIGLAAAREFAASGARIAIGDVADGAAVASELDALFIRTDVTDADAVEAMVAAVVERYGRIDVLFNNAGIERHGPLAAMDPAEHRKVIDIDLNGVFYCLQSSIRAMVNNPGPMRGSIINTASVAGLAGAPGLSSYNAAKGGVVLLTKNAALEYAAFGIRVNAVCPGIIRTPMAGDFFTGDDAQSSLERLAARAHPLGRIGEPSDVAKLVTFLASDDASFITGTAIPIDGGMTAGFPVRSPEEMF is encoded by the coding sequence GTCGTCTGGACGGAAAGGTTGCACTGATCACTGGCGGCGTATCGGGCATCGGCCTGGCGGCCGCGCGCGAGTTCGCCGCCTCCGGCGCGCGCATCGCCATCGGCGACGTGGCCGACGGGGCGGCGGTCGCCAGCGAGCTCGATGCGCTGTTCATCCGCACCGACGTCACCGACGCCGACGCGGTGGAGGCGATGGTGGCGGCCGTGGTCGAACGCTACGGCCGCATCGACGTTCTCTTCAACAACGCGGGCATCGAGCGGCACGGGCCGCTCGCGGCGATGGATCCGGCCGAGCACCGCAAGGTCATCGACATCGACCTCAACGGCGTCTTCTACTGCCTGCAGTCCAGCATTCGGGCGATGGTCAACAATCCGGGGCCGATGCGCGGTTCGATCATCAATACGGCCTCGGTGGCCGGCCTGGCCGGCGCGCCCGGCCTCTCCAGCTACAACGCGGCCAAGGGCGGCGTGGTCCTTCTGACCAAGAACGCGGCGCTCGAGTATGCGGCCTTCGGGATACGCGTGAACGCCGTCTGCCCCGGCATCATTCGTACCCCCATGGCTGGGGATTTCTTCACGGGCGATGATGCGCAGAGCTCGCTGGAACGGCTGGCCGCGCGCGCTCATCCGCTCGGCCGCATCGGCGAGCCCTCCGACGTAGCCAAGCTGGTGACGTTCCTTGCCAGCGACGACGCCTCGTTCATCACCGGCACGGCCATTCCCATCGACGGCGGCATGACGGCCGGTTTCCCGGTTCGGTCGCCCGAGGAGATGTTCTAA
- a CDS encoding glutathione S-transferase family protein, protein MSERVQVVGSFLSPYVRKVLVCLHIKGIPFEIDPIVPFLGDDRFSQLSPLRRIPVFIDDWVTLCDSSVICQYLEDRYPRPSLYPLDLADRAHARWLEEFADTRMGEVFIWRLFNQVAIRRAVWGEDPDMSVLSKTLNEEIPTVLDYLEYEVPDQGFLYGNICVGDIAIASFFRNAAFARFTVDASRWPRTAAYVTRVLSTDGFTRLQPYEERCARTPIAQHRAALAEMGAPLMKDTYGTSTPRRGIMTI, encoded by the coding sequence GTGAGCGAGCGGGTTCAGGTGGTCGGCAGCTTCCTGTCGCCGTACGTGCGCAAGGTTCTGGTGTGCCTGCACATCAAGGGGATTCCCTTCGAGATCGACCCTATCGTTCCCTTTCTTGGCGACGACCGCTTCTCGCAGCTCAGCCCGTTGCGGCGCATTCCGGTCTTCATCGACGACTGGGTGACGCTGTGCGACTCCTCGGTGATCTGCCAGTATCTCGAAGACCGCTACCCGCGCCCGTCGCTGTACCCGCTCGACCTCGCCGACCGCGCGCACGCGCGATGGCTCGAGGAGTTCGCCGATACGCGCATGGGCGAGGTTTTCATCTGGCGGCTGTTCAACCAGGTGGCAATCCGCCGTGCCGTGTGGGGCGAGGACCCGGACATGAGCGTCCTGTCCAAGACGCTCAACGAGGAGATCCCGACCGTACTGGACTATCTCGAGTACGAGGTTCCGGACCAGGGCTTTCTCTACGGCAACATCTGCGTGGGCGACATCGCCATCGCCAGCTTCTTCCGCAACGCCGCCTTCGCTCGATTCACCGTCGATGCATCGCGCTGGCCGCGCACTGCGGCCTACGTCACGCGCGTCCTCTCCACCGACGGCTTCACGCGCCTGCAGCCTTACGAGGAGCGCTGCGCCAGGACGCCGATCGCGCAGCATCGTGCCGCGCTGGCCGAGATGGGCGCGCCCTTGATGAAGGACACCTACGGCACCTCCACGCCGCGGCGCGGAATCATGACGATCTGA
- a CDS encoding DUF72 domain-containing protein has protein sequence MEAARVGTSGWIYKSWAQTFYPPDVGKTGHLEHYARRFDTVEINASFYRLPPAETARAWSKKVPRDFVFALKGSRFITHMKKLAVDGRSIEIFFERARMLGRKLGPILWQLPPQLGYDPERLERFLKTVPRRHSHAVEFRHPSWYDHETTFDILRERRAAHVCVSSLGMARNLAVTADFTYVRFHGLDGGAAHDYTRRELRPWADHCRRCLETGVAVYAYFNNDANTRAPKNADTFREMIGVVTPAARAASR, from the coding sequence ATGGAAGCGGCGAGGGTTGGGACCAGCGGATGGATCTACAAGAGCTGGGCGCAGACGTTCTACCCACCCGACGTCGGCAAGACCGGCCACCTCGAGCACTACGCGCGCCGCTTCGACACCGTCGAGATCAATGCGAGCTTCTACCGCCTGCCGCCGGCCGAGACGGCGCGCGCGTGGTCGAAGAAGGTTCCGCGCGACTTCGTGTTCGCGCTCAAGGGCAGCCGCTTCATCACCCACATGAAGAAGCTGGCGGTGGATGGCAGGTCGATCGAGATCTTCTTCGAGCGTGCGCGAATGCTGGGCCGCAAGCTCGGGCCCATTCTGTGGCAGCTCCCGCCCCAGCTCGGTTACGACCCCGAGCGCCTCGAGCGGTTCCTGAAGACGGTCCCGCGACGCCATTCGCACGCCGTCGAGTTCCGCCATCCCTCCTGGTACGACCACGAGACGACGTTCGACATCCTGCGCGAGCGCCGCGCCGCTCACGTCTGCGTCAGCTCGCTCGGCATGGCGCGCAATCTTGCCGTGACGGCGGACTTCACCTACGTCCGCTTTCACGGGCTCGACGGCGGCGCAGCGCACGACTACACGCGTCGCGAGCTGCGGCCGTGGGCCGATCACTGCCGGCGCTGTCTGGAGACCGGCGTGGCCGTCTATGCGTACTTCAACAACGACGCCAACACGCGCGCGCCGAAGAATGCCGACACGTTCCGCGAAATGATCGGGGTCGTCACGCCGGCGGCGCGGGCAGCGTCACGGTGA
- a CDS encoding ATP-binding protein yields MATDRHFAELFRRALDGVVILDDEGRYVDANPAACAMNGVPLADVLGKRIGAGSGALGSDEQFARMWRGLLRDGELAGELRLQRPDGSTCEIEFRATANYLPHRHLAILRDVTERKRSERRVAAQHAVTAILAEADTLRAAAPRVIEALCDCLDWCVGDLWIVDDRAAVMRCVEVWHQPGVQIPQFEAATRALVLPRGKGLPGRVWASRQPAWAADIQRDDNFPRAAAATADGLHAAFAFPILLGADVRGALEFFSPEVRATDDDVLNMLSAIGSQIGQFLQRKRAEASLVEADRRKDEFLAMLAHELRNPLAPMRNAMEIVSLAGHADEDIRRASAIVVRQLEHMTRLVDDLLDVARITRGTIALRKQRVDLQTVVARAVETCSPLLSSRRHRLEVTVPEGPLPVDADAARLEQVLANLLNNAAKYTDDGGIITLGITAEAGQIRIRVRDTGIGIAPELLPTIFDLFTQGDRSLERSQGGLGIGLTLVRTLVELHGGSVAAASGGIGQGSEFTVTLPAPPA; encoded by the coding sequence ATAGCGACCGATCGTCACTTCGCCGAGCTGTTCCGCCGCGCGCTCGACGGCGTAGTGATCCTCGACGACGAGGGCCGCTATGTCGACGCGAACCCCGCCGCATGCGCGATGAACGGCGTCCCGCTTGCCGACGTCCTCGGCAAGCGCATCGGTGCCGGGTCGGGCGCGCTCGGCAGCGACGAGCAATTTGCGCGCATGTGGCGCGGCCTGCTGCGCGACGGCGAGCTGGCCGGGGAGCTGCGCCTGCAGCGGCCGGACGGAAGCACGTGCGAAATCGAGTTTCGCGCCACGGCCAACTACCTTCCGCACCGGCACCTGGCCATCCTGCGCGATGTCACCGAGCGCAAGCGCTCCGAGCGGCGCGTCGCCGCGCAGCATGCGGTGACGGCCATCCTCGCCGAAGCCGACACGCTGAGGGCTGCCGCCCCGCGGGTGATCGAGGCGCTGTGCGACTGTCTGGATTGGTGTGTCGGCGACCTGTGGATCGTCGACGATCGCGCCGCCGTCATGCGCTGCGTGGAGGTGTGGCATCAGCCGGGCGTGCAGATCCCGCAGTTCGAGGCGGCGACGCGTGCGCTGGTGCTGCCGCGCGGCAAAGGTCTCCCCGGCCGCGTGTGGGCCTCTCGGCAACCGGCATGGGCCGCGGACATCCAGCGAGACGACAACTTCCCGCGCGCCGCCGCCGCGACCGCGGACGGGCTGCACGCCGCGTTCGCGTTTCCGATCCTGCTCGGCGCCGACGTACGCGGCGCCCTCGAGTTCTTCAGCCCCGAAGTCCGCGCCACCGACGACGACGTGTTGAACATGCTCTCGGCCATCGGCAGCCAGATCGGCCAGTTCCTGCAGCGCAAGCGCGCCGAAGCCTCGCTGGTCGAAGCCGATCGGCGCAAGGACGAGTTCCTGGCCATGCTCGCGCACGAGCTGCGCAATCCACTGGCGCCGATGCGAAACGCCATGGAGATCGTCTCCCTCGCCGGCCACGCGGACGAGGATATCCGCCGCGCGAGCGCGATCGTCGTGCGGCAGCTCGAGCACATGACCCGCCTGGTCGACGATCTGCTCGACGTCGCCCGCATCACGCGCGGCACCATCGCCTTGCGAAAGCAGCGCGTGGATCTCCAGACGGTCGTGGCGCGGGCGGTGGAAACCTGCTCGCCGCTGCTCTCTTCGCGCCGCCACCGTCTCGAGGTCACGGTGCCCGAAGGCCCCCTCCCCGTCGACGCCGACGCCGCGCGCCTGGAGCAGGTCCTGGCGAACCTCCTCAACAACGCAGCCAAGTACACCGATGACGGCGGCATCATCACCCTGGGCATCACCGCGGAGGCTGGACAGATCCGGATTCGCGTTCGCGACACCGGCATCGGCATCGCCCCCGAGCTGCTGCCGACGATCTTCGACCTTTTCACGCAGGGCGACAGGTCGCTGGAACGATCGCAAGGCGGCCTCGGCATCGGGCTGACGCTGGTGCGGACTCTGGTGGAGCTGCACGGCGGCAGTGTCGCGGCCGCCAGCGGCGGCATCGGTCAGGGCAGTGAGTTCACCGTGACGCTGCCCGCGCCGCCGGCGTGA
- a CDS encoding DUF2333 family protein, with protein sequence MLQSAAGAILILLFLVTPLFLHFTQISHNRLPFHVHNEFPADRPMVGGEAFASTVAALVQHELDSTTGWRPNDFILWGPALMADNNANRQLGIIQAVRESTRVFRDHLTKVSASEYDQNLVDAETRLRNDEHKFWFPSAESRFRDGVESLRRYVAGLATPAPTSKPINRRNVELIRLFQTWTDMLGDAHANLLREDVGFLQTDDHFYHAQGVAHVMFHLTVALRREYETSLAGREAVLELFDHVAHSLREAAWIKPLVVMNGGPSGIFANHRRNLDVFIIDARQLMYTIREELEK encoded by the coding sequence ATGCTTCAGTCCGCAGCCGGCGCGATCCTGATACTCCTCTTCCTGGTGACCCCGCTGTTCCTGCACTTCACGCAGATAAGCCACAACCGTCTTCCGTTCCACGTCCACAACGAGTTCCCGGCCGACCGTCCGATGGTGGGCGGCGAGGCATTCGCGTCGACGGTAGCGGCTCTGGTCCAGCACGAGCTCGACAGCACCACGGGCTGGCGGCCCAACGACTTCATCCTGTGGGGACCGGCGCTGATGGCGGACAACAACGCCAACCGTCAGCTCGGCATCATCCAGGCGGTTCGCGAGAGCACGCGCGTCTTTCGCGATCATCTGACCAAGGTCTCCGCGAGCGAATACGACCAGAACCTGGTCGATGCGGAGACGCGGCTGCGCAACGACGAGCACAAGTTCTGGTTCCCGTCGGCGGAGTCGCGCTTCCGCGACGGCGTCGAGTCGCTGCGGCGCTACGTCGCGGGCCTCGCGACGCCGGCGCCGACGTCCAAGCCGATCAATCGCCGCAACGTCGAGCTGATCCGCCTCTTCCAGACCTGGACCGACATGCTCGGCGATGCGCACGCCAATCTTCTGCGCGAGGACGTGGGCTTCCTGCAGACCGACGATCACTTCTACCATGCGCAGGGCGTCGCGCACGTCATGTTCCACCTGACGGTGGCGCTGCGGCGCGAGTACGAGACGTCGCTGGCGGGACGCGAGGCGGTGCTCGAGCTGTTCGATCACGTCGCGCACTCGCTGCGTGAAGCCGCGTGGATCAAGCCGCTCGTCGTGATGAACGGCGGCCCCTCGGGAATCTTCGCCAACCACCGGCGCAACCTCGACGTCTTCATCATCGACGCGCGCCAGCTCATGTACACGATCCGCGAGGAGCTGGAGAAATAG
- a CDS encoding chemotaxis protein CheB, producing MADDTGARKEEIAFDLPEPALPFPVVGVGASAGGIEAFSAMLRALPPDTGMAFVFVTHLAPNYPSQLDEVFARLTDMPVVKVEDDQEVAPDHVYVIPPNTSMVIAGGRLRLTPRDDTHGRPQPIDTFLLALASEQGRRAIGVLLSGLGDDGTVGLEEIKGAGGFAFAQDSTAQQVSMPRSAIAAGCVDLVLPPEQIAGELRRMARHPYVDRDRFEAGERLDGNELREILDVISDSLGADFSHYKHSTLFRRVTRRMVLHKLHDLGQYLELLRSSQEEVENLFHDILINVTSFFRNPEAFEALRDEILPALVSERSRLEPLRIWVLGCSTGEEAYSIAIICQEFAQQRGRPLPVQIFATDLNPAGIEKARSGVYSRSIEKDVSPERLRQFFVRMGDCYRVNRATREMCVFATHNGLAEPPFSRMDLVSCRNMMIYLERSLQERLMPTLHYALKPGGILWLGPSEAIVGAAHLFDSASQTFNFYGKKAGARSSPTISAPGTRRSGLAAYWPARSERPAAARSSDPHKEADRLLLARYAPPGVLVTADLEILQFRGDTSRFIAPASGTASLNLLKMLPEALVAPVRNACDRARRDGVPVRTSGIALGTDEDPLEAHVEVIPVRSTGSGDHYLVTFSASPTEDAQPAVPMATMAPEDNDETRRLLSELAATREYLQSVVEQQEAANEELQAANEEVQSANEELQSINEELQTSKEEIESSNEELATLNDELSRRNHELSQTNNDLVNLLASVRMPIIMLGANLRIRRVTPAAERVLNVRSSDVGRSISDLKLGLSIDDLEPLVTEVIDSMTFQEMDVQDKQGRWHSLRIWPYRTLDNRLDGVVLLLVDIDTLARARRYAEAIVAAVAEPLLVLDADLRVQKASDRFYDAMGLSAADVEQSPLPRICDGRWNTADLRRALDAVRYTGTPMEDFEHSFTADGGVRRTLLLNAQRLTRDDGDFSIVLSMKDITHRKALEESLRTRVEQLAQANRRQTEFLAMLAHELRNPLAAMSSGSQVLQMVDDPDTTVRTRAMMERQIAHMARMIDDLLDVSRITSGRIHLRLEPLDLAQVVHRTCEALRPALEGHEQHLHLELDGQATFVDGDPMRLEQILANLLGNSSKFTHEGGNIWVTLSREQADGAAVPAAVVRVRDDGTGLAPEMLSRVFEPFMQVHRSTGSGGGLGIGLTLVRRLVELHGGQIQAGSEGIGRGSVFELRLPIRREDGAMAPMPRTEAERAAAARRVLIVDDNVDAAESLAVLLRLAGHQVRTAHDGEAALHIAARFDPDAILLDIGLPGMDGYEVARRLRKQPQHADTALIAVTGYGQGEDRRKSADAGFNAHLMKPVELAQVETTLARLTRGQDARDFPAS from the coding sequence ATGGCCGATGACACCGGGGCCCGAAAAGAAGAAATAGCTTTCGATCTGCCCGAGCCAGCGCTGCCGTTCCCGGTGGTGGGCGTGGGCGCTTCGGCCGGTGGAATCGAAGCGTTTTCGGCCATGCTACGGGCCCTGCCGCCCGACACCGGCATGGCCTTCGTGTTCGTCACGCACCTTGCGCCCAACTATCCGAGCCAGCTCGACGAGGTCTTCGCCCGCCTCACCGACATGCCGGTGGTCAAGGTCGAGGATGATCAGGAGGTCGCTCCCGATCACGTCTACGTCATCCCTCCCAACACGAGCATGGTCATTGCCGGTGGCAGGCTCCGTCTGACGCCGCGCGACGACACGCACGGGCGGCCGCAGCCGATCGACACGTTCTTGCTGGCTCTGGCCTCCGAGCAGGGGCGCCGCGCAATCGGCGTCCTGCTCTCGGGCCTGGGCGACGACGGCACCGTCGGTCTCGAGGAAATCAAGGGCGCCGGCGGCTTCGCCTTCGCGCAGGATTCAACCGCGCAGCAGGTAAGCATGCCGCGCTCGGCCATTGCGGCCGGCTGTGTCGATCTGGTGCTGCCTCCCGAGCAGATCGCGGGCGAGCTGCGACGCATGGCGCGCCACCCGTACGTCGACCGGGACAGATTCGAAGCCGGCGAGCGCCTCGACGGGAACGAGCTGCGCGAAATCCTCGACGTCATCAGCGACAGCCTCGGAGCCGACTTCTCGCACTACAAGCACAGCACCCTGTTCCGCCGCGTGACCCGGCGCATGGTGCTGCACAAGCTGCACGACCTCGGCCAGTATCTCGAGCTGCTCCGCTCCAGCCAGGAGGAAGTGGAGAACCTTTTCCACGACATCCTGATCAACGTCACCAGCTTCTTCCGTAACCCCGAAGCTTTCGAAGCGCTGCGGGACGAAATTCTTCCGGCACTGGTGTCGGAGCGCAGCCGGCTGGAGCCGCTGCGGATCTGGGTTCTGGGTTGCTCGACCGGAGAGGAGGCGTATTCGATCGCGATCATCTGCCAGGAGTTCGCACAGCAGAGAGGACGGCCCCTGCCGGTGCAGATATTCGCCACCGATCTCAATCCGGCAGGCATCGAGAAGGCTCGCAGCGGCGTCTACTCCAGGAGCATCGAGAAGGACGTTTCTCCAGAGCGGCTGCGTCAGTTCTTCGTTCGCATGGGCGACTGCTACCGCGTCAACCGCGCCACGCGGGAGATGTGCGTGTTCGCGACGCACAACGGGCTTGCAGAGCCGCCGTTCTCGCGCATGGACCTCGTCAGCTGCCGCAACATGATGATCTACCTCGAACGCAGCCTGCAGGAGAGGCTGATGCCGACGCTGCACTACGCGCTCAAGCCCGGCGGCATCCTATGGCTGGGCCCTTCGGAAGCGATCGTCGGGGCCGCGCACTTGTTCGACAGCGCCAGCCAGACGTTCAACTTCTACGGCAAGAAAGCCGGCGCGCGCTCCTCCCCCACCATATCGGCGCCGGGAACGCGCCGTAGCGGCCTGGCGGCGTACTGGCCGGCACGCTCCGAACGTCCGGCCGCGGCAAGGTCCAGCGATCCGCACAAAGAGGCGGACCGCCTGCTGCTCGCGCGCTACGCACCGCCGGGCGTGCTGGTGACCGCTGACCTCGAGATACTGCAGTTCCGCGGCGACACCAGCCGGTTCATCGCTCCAGCGTCGGGCACCGCATCGCTGAACCTGCTGAAGATGCTGCCGGAGGCGCTCGTGGCGCCGGTACGCAACGCGTGCGACCGCGCTCGGCGCGATGGCGTACCCGTGCGGACGTCCGGCATCGCGCTCGGCACCGATGAGGATCCGCTCGAAGCGCACGTCGAGGTCATCCCTGTCCGCAGCACCGGCAGCGGCGATCACTATCTCGTGACGTTCTCCGCCAGCCCGACGGAGGACGCGCAGCCGGCCGTGCCGATGGCCACGATGGCACCGGAGGACAACGACGAGACACGCCGGCTGCTCAGCGAGCTGGCGGCGACTCGCGAGTATCTGCAATCGGTGGTGGAGCAGCAGGAAGCGGCCAACGAGGAACTGCAGGCAGCGAACGAGGAGGTGCAGTCGGCCAATGAAGAGCTGCAGAGCATCAACGAGGAGCTGCAGACTTCCAAGGAGGAAATCGAGTCCAGCAACGAGGAACTGGCCACGCTCAACGACGAGCTCAGCCGGCGGAATCACGAGCTGAGCCAGACCAACAACGACCTCGTCAACCTCCTGGCCAGCGTCCGCATGCCGATTATCATGCTGGGCGCCAACCTGCGCATCCGCCGGGTGACGCCGGCAGCAGAGCGCGTCCTGAACGTGCGCAGCAGCGACGTCGGCCGCTCCATCTCCGATTTGAAGCTCGGCCTCAGCATCGACGACCTGGAACCCCTGGTGACCGAGGTCATCGATTCGATGACGTTTCAGGAGATGGACGTCCAGGACAAGCAGGGCCGTTGGCACTCGCTGCGCATATGGCCGTATCGCACGCTCGACAACCGTCTGGACGGGGTGGTGCTGCTGCTCGTGGACATCGACACGCTAGCGCGCGCGCGGCGGTACGCCGAAGCGATCGTGGCGGCGGTCGCCGAGCCGCTGCTCGTGCTGGATGCGGACCTGCGCGTGCAGAAGGCGAGTGACAGGTTCTATGACGCGATGGGACTGTCGGCCGCCGACGTCGAGCAAAGCCCGCTACCGCGCATCTGCGACGGGCGGTGGAACACGGCCGACCTGCGACGCGCCCTCGATGCGGTTCGCTACACCGGCACGCCCATGGAGGACTTCGAGCACTCGTTCACCGCCGACGGCGGCGTGCGCCGCACCCTGCTCCTGAACGCGCAGCGGCTGACGCGAGACGACGGAGACTTCTCCATCGTCCTCTCGATGAAGGACATCACGCACCGCAAGGCCCTGGAGGAGTCGCTGCGTACCAGGGTCGAGCAGCTCGCGCAGGCCAACCGCCGTCAGACCGAATTCCTGGCCATGCTCGCGCACGAGCTTCGCAATCCCCTTGCCGCCATGAGCAGCGGCTCGCAAGTGCTTCAAATGGTCGACGATCCGGATACGACAGTCCGCACGCGCGCCATGATGGAGCGCCAGATCGCGCACATGGCGCGCATGATCGACGATCTCCTGGACGTCTCTCGCATCACCAGCGGCCGGATCCATCTGCGGCTGGAGCCGCTCGACCTCGCGCAGGTCGTGCATCGGACGTGCGAGGCGCTGCGTCCCGCACTCGAAGGCCACGAGCAGCACCTGCATCTGGAGTTGGACGGGCAGGCGACGTTCGTCGACGGCGATCCCATGCGCCTCGAGCAGATCCTGGCCAATCTGCTGGGCAACTCCTCGAAGTTCACGCACGAGGGCGGCAACATCTGGGTAACGCTGTCGCGCGAGCAGGCTGACGGCGCCGCCGTTCCCGCAGCCGTGGTGCGCGTGAGGGACGATGGAACGGGACTGGCTCCCGAGATGCTCTCGCGCGTGTTCGAGCCCTTCATGCAGGTGCACCGCTCCACCGGCTCCGGCGGCGGCCTCGGAATCGGGCTGACTCTGGTGCGGCGGCTGGTCGAGCTGCACGGCGGCCAGATCCAGGCCGGCAGCGAAGGCATCGGACGTGGCAGCGTCTTCGAGCTGCGCCTTCCCATCCGGCGCGAGGACGGCGCGATGGCTCCCATGCCGCGCACCGAGGCCGAAAGGGCGGCCGCCGCGCGGCGGGTGCTGATCGTCGACGACAACGTCGATGCCGCCGAAAGCCTCGCGGTCCTGCTTCGACTGGCCGGCCATCAGGTCCGCACCGCACACGACGGCGAGGCGGCCCTTCACATCGCCGCACGCTTCGATCCCGATGCGATCCTGCTCGATATCGGGCTTCCCGGCATGGACGGCTACGAGGTCGCACGACGGCTGCGCAAGCAGCCCCAGCACGCCGATACCGCGCTCATTGCCGTGACCGGATACGGCCAGGGGGAAGACCGCCGAAAGAGCGCGGACGCAGGGTTCAACGCCCACCTGATGAAGCCGGTCGAGCTGGCGCAGGTCGAGACGACGCTGGCGAGGCTGACGCGGGGACAGGATGCTCGCGACTTTCCGGCCTCCTGA
- a CDS encoding enoyl-CoA hydratase: MDEPFVLREDRGGVVRLTLNRGDKLNPLSSAMLEALQTELDCLREDASVRVVVLAAAGKHFCAGHDLREMIAHPDQAWQQALFARCNAMMMSLVRLPQPVIARVQGVAVAAGCQLVSMCDLAVASTEARFALPGIKSGLFCTTPGVGVSRNVSRKHAMELLLTGDPIDAPTAERWGLINRAVAPEKLDDAVASLAATIASYSAAVVRLGKERFYRQIECGMDDAYALAADAMACNMMMEDAGEGIDAFLAKRTPNWRQR, translated from the coding sequence ATGGATGAACCGTTCGTTCTTCGGGAGGATCGCGGCGGCGTCGTCCGGCTGACGCTGAACCGCGGCGACAAGCTCAATCCATTGTCGAGCGCGATGCTGGAGGCGTTGCAGACGGAGCTCGATTGTCTGCGCGAGGATGCGTCGGTGCGGGTGGTGGTGCTGGCGGCGGCGGGCAAGCATTTCTGCGCGGGACACGATCTGCGCGAGATGATCGCGCACCCCGACCAGGCCTGGCAGCAGGCCCTGTTCGCGCGCTGCAACGCGATGATGATGAGCCTGGTGCGATTGCCGCAGCCGGTGATCGCTCGGGTGCAAGGCGTGGCGGTCGCCGCCGGCTGTCAGCTGGTGTCGATGTGCGACCTCGCCGTCGCATCGACGGAAGCCCGCTTCGCTCTGCCCGGGATCAAGAGTGGTCTGTTCTGCACGACGCCCGGCGTCGGCGTCAGCCGCAACGTGTCACGCAAGCATGCGATGGAACTGCTGCTGACGGGCGATCCGATCGATGCGCCGACGGCCGAGCGCTGGGGGCTGATCAACCGGGCGGTGGCGCCGGAAAAGCTCGATGATGCGGTGGCGTCGCTGGCAGCGACCATCGCCAGCTACAGCGCCGCGGTGGTGCGGCTGGGAAAGGAGCGGTTCTATCGCCAGATCGAGTGCGGAATGGACGACGCTTACGCGCTGGCGGCGGACGCCATGGCCTGCAACATGATGATGGAGGATGCCGGAGAGGGCATCGATGCGTTTCTTGCCAAGCGGACACCGAACTGGCGGCAGCGCTGA
- a CDS encoding TerC family protein — translation MEWLQNPEAWIALVTLTVLEIVLGIDNIVFISILSGKLRAEERARARTTGLALAMLMRIVLLMALSWVIRLSAPLFTVFGNEISGRDLILIGGGLFLLAKSTYEIHHRMEDDPHAEGAKPVPSFTAVIVQILILDIVFSLDSVITAVGMAEDVGVMITAVVLAVGFMMFFARPIGDFVEKHPTVKMLALSFLLLIGMALVADGLDQHIPKGYIYFAMGFSVFVEAMNLRAGTRRSGIIATGKPH, via the coding sequence ATGGAATGGCTGCAGAACCCAGAGGCCTGGATCGCGCTCGTCACCCTGACCGTTCTCGAGATCGTTCTTGGCATCGACAACATCGTGTTCATCTCGATCTTGTCGGGAAAGCTGCGCGCCGAAGAGCGAGCGCGCGCCCGCACGACCGGGCTGGCGCTGGCCATGCTGATGCGAATCGTCCTGCTGATGGCGCTGAGCTGGGTGATCCGGCTGTCGGCGCCGCTGTTCACGGTCTTCGGCAACGAGATCTCCGGACGCGATCTGATCCTCATCGGCGGCGGCCTGTTCCTCCTGGCCAAGTCGACCTACGAGATCCATCACCGCATGGAAGACGACCCGCACGCCGAAGGGGCCAAGCCCGTCCCGTCCTTCACTGCCGTCATCGTGCAGATCCTGATCCTGGACATCGTCTTCTCGCTGGATTCGGTGATCACGGCTGTGGGCATGGCCGAGGACGTCGGCGTCATGATCACGGCGGTGGTGCTGGCCGTCGGCTTCATGATGTTCTTCGCGCGGCCGATCGGCGACTTCGTCGAAAAGCACCCGACCGTCAAGATGCTGGCGCTCAGCTTCCTGCTGCTGATCGGCATGGCGCTCGTCGCCGACGGCCTCGATCAACACATCCCCAAGGGTTACATCTATTTCGCGATGGGCTTCAGCGTCTTCGTCGAGGCGATGAACCTGCGCGCGGGAACGCGCAGGAGCGGGATCATAGCGACCGGCAAGCCTCACTGA